The following coding sequences lie in one Paracidovorax avenae genomic window:
- a CDS encoding TIGR03757 family integrating conjugative element protein — protein MKRRILIAAAVCSAGAAWAQGAPSVTTVEVFANSATNLSTPSQPPYVLQVYRVDALAQLGRQFSARLPANEAQARAYMQQQEAQIRARYKDQISQAANGMSLAMHYRLTRLPAVVVNREAVIYGVADVQHAVGLYQQSKARGAR, from the coding sequence ATGAAGCGCAGGATCCTCATCGCCGCGGCGGTGTGCTCCGCCGGCGCCGCGTGGGCCCAGGGTGCTCCATCGGTCACCACGGTGGAGGTGTTCGCCAACAGCGCAACCAACCTCTCCACGCCATCCCAACCTCCCTACGTGCTCCAGGTGTATCGCGTCGACGCGCTCGCCCAGCTGGGCCGGCAGTTCAGCGCCCGGCTGCCGGCGAACGAGGCCCAGGCACGGGCATACATGCAACAGCAGGAGGCGCAGATCCGCGCCCGCTACAAGGACCAGATCTCGCAGGCGGCCAACGGCATGTCACTCGCTATGCACTACCGGCTCACGCGCCTGCCGGCCGTGGTGGTCAACCGTGAAGCCGTGATTTACGGTGTGGCCGACGTGCAGCACGCGGTCGGCCTGTACCAGCAATCCAAGGCGAGGGGCGCCCGATGA
- a CDS encoding TraU family protein produces MTFTRIATAMRKGIALAAASSVLTLGMPMPAQAITTPGVIAGTAAGLASCLSYRVEGVCFFLRCKLAFCWIETSIKISHYVPDVVVSTYNDPIQHPWTDIGKIVATAMNGASSTVYSSLFDSSAGGLNTPSAMANFKGADAIGNPAGMLASIIANGGQVTMPTTLVIPGPFELAQFPSQLPSIAASWANVPSSIASTVASDARKMLDAPGQLLGSLQTIMRGVQGVSQVMEIAETVNLVYGASNTFMQIGSMITGSTGGTMLLCPGSATLFGLHFQSELDAPFWRGVIPVEMLYPDSWVPGIGEVGSGYTQTWGPTFPRTGEIIQAHPVKASAVLAERVKSIIYRSAQPHIYAKVELQGTKDYVYFNEDKAQWQMLHPNVWTSCEQFGTNDSLSLTSWGDAQTDSADGYSWNLWKHYVCCQRRGAFLFSVP; encoded by the coding sequence ATGACGTTCACCCGCATCGCCACCGCCATGCGAAAGGGCATCGCTCTCGCGGCTGCGAGCTCGGTGCTGACGCTCGGCATGCCCATGCCGGCGCAGGCCATCACCACGCCAGGCGTCATCGCCGGCACCGCGGCCGGCCTCGCCTCGTGCCTGTCCTACCGCGTGGAAGGCGTGTGCTTCTTTCTGCGCTGCAAGCTCGCCTTCTGCTGGATCGAGACCTCGATCAAGATCAGCCACTACGTGCCGGACGTCGTGGTGAGCACATACAACGACCCCATCCAGCACCCGTGGACCGACATCGGGAAGATCGTAGCCACGGCCATGAACGGAGCGAGTTCCACCGTCTACAGCAGCCTTTTCGACTCGTCCGCCGGCGGGCTCAACACGCCTTCGGCCATGGCGAACTTCAAGGGCGCCGATGCGATCGGAAATCCCGCTGGCATGCTGGCCAGCATCATTGCGAACGGCGGGCAGGTGACGATGCCCACCACCCTGGTCATCCCGGGCCCGTTCGAGCTTGCCCAGTTCCCCAGCCAGCTTCCCAGCATCGCTGCCAGCTGGGCCAACGTGCCCTCCTCGATCGCGAGCACCGTGGCGTCCGATGCCCGCAAGATGCTCGACGCCCCGGGCCAGCTGCTCGGTAGCCTGCAGACGATCATGCGAGGTGTGCAGGGCGTGAGCCAGGTGATGGAGATCGCAGAGACCGTGAACCTGGTCTACGGCGCTTCCAACACCTTCATGCAGATCGGCAGCATGATCACCGGCTCCACCGGCGGCACCATGCTGCTGTGCCCGGGCAGCGCCACGCTGTTCGGGCTGCACTTCCAATCGGAGCTCGATGCGCCCTTCTGGCGTGGTGTTATCCCTGTCGAAATGCTCTACCCAGATTCCTGGGTTCCCGGCATAGGCGAAGTCGGCAGCGGCTACACGCAGACCTGGGGGCCGACGTTCCCGCGCACCGGCGAAATCATCCAGGCCCACCCGGTGAAGGCCTCGGCGGTCCTGGCCGAGCGCGTCAAGTCGATCATCTACCGCTCCGCCCAACCGCACATCTACGCCAAGGTGGAACTGCAGGGCACCAAAGACTACGTCTACTTCAACGAAGACAAGGCGCAGTGGCAGATGCTCCATCCGAACGTCTGGACCAGCTGCGAGCAGTTCGGCACCAACGACTCGCTCTCCCTCACCTCCTGGGGCGATGCCCAGACCGATTCCGCCGATGGCTATTCCTGGAACCTGTGGAAGCACTACGTGTGCTGCCAGCGCCGCGGCGCGTTCCTGTTTTCTGTACCGTAA
- a CDS encoding integrating conjugative element protein, translated as MSPFALPRLRLRPVLVAACTAAALLAGASPASAQPVSSSSLYYRMGGGSPGGAAPNRGMMANQFSAGVRANYSCGRFDIGASWSSLMNGISNLGATISGAIQAGIAALPLYFLQRAQPGLYQLFQNFSQKADLLVASSLKSCEDMEALIKAGKDPYEDYVALAKGDAWKIAASTGGNVVDAKLAINKNEVGQRAGLPWVFGTRAGGAGTAPIQPVRDLAVAGYNLTINKTASTISTANYGSSSLASTRLVQAFKTPDDLAKWSTEVLGDQKIYLCTQDSSCPTATSTVTATGLGPKFEQELESVLPTMRTLAEANTVGQADLVKVSAPGMAVSPQLMDAMRKLPKDVRSVAVNRLAQEIAMHKVVDKALVARNALISGLSLPQASANGQVNSEVQTKIDRLTQYINDLMYEFRIRKEMTGETALAIMQNQLAAGASSNAVTGGSRADPAPVFDGRVEVPKQ; from the coding sequence ATGTCACCCTTCGCCCTGCCGCGGCTGCGCCTGCGCCCGGTGCTCGTCGCTGCATGCACGGCCGCCGCGCTGCTCGCCGGCGCGTCCCCCGCGTCCGCGCAGCCTGTCTCTTCGTCCAGCCTCTACTACCGCATGGGCGGCGGATCTCCCGGCGGCGCCGCGCCCAACCGCGGAATGATGGCAAACCAGTTCAGCGCCGGCGTGCGGGCCAACTACTCGTGCGGACGGTTCGACATCGGTGCGTCCTGGTCGTCGCTCATGAACGGCATCTCCAACCTGGGCGCCACCATCTCCGGCGCCATTCAGGCGGGCATTGCCGCACTTCCGCTGTACTTCCTGCAGCGGGCTCAGCCCGGGCTGTACCAACTCTTCCAGAATTTCTCGCAGAAGGCCGATCTGCTGGTGGCATCCTCGCTCAAGTCCTGCGAGGACATGGAGGCGCTGATCAAGGCCGGCAAGGATCCCTACGAGGACTACGTGGCGTTGGCCAAGGGCGATGCCTGGAAGATCGCTGCCTCCACCGGCGGTAACGTCGTCGACGCGAAGCTCGCCATCAACAAGAACGAGGTCGGCCAGCGCGCGGGCCTGCCCTGGGTGTTCGGCACCCGTGCCGGCGGCGCCGGCACCGCGCCCATTCAGCCGGTGCGTGACCTGGCCGTGGCCGGCTACAACCTGACCATCAACAAGACGGCCAGCACGATCTCGACAGCCAACTACGGCAGTTCCTCCCTCGCGTCCACCCGCCTGGTCCAGGCGTTCAAAACGCCGGACGACTTGGCGAAGTGGAGCACCGAGGTCCTGGGCGATCAGAAGATCTACCTGTGCACGCAGGACTCCAGCTGCCCGACCGCGACTTCCACGGTGACGGCCACCGGCCTGGGCCCGAAGTTCGAGCAGGAGCTCGAATCCGTGCTTCCGACGATGCGGACGCTCGCCGAGGCGAACACGGTCGGACAGGCCGACCTGGTCAAGGTGAGCGCCCCGGGCATGGCCGTGAGCCCGCAGCTGATGGATGCGATGCGCAAGCTGCCGAAGGATGTGCGATCCGTGGCCGTGAACCGCCTGGCGCAGGAGATCGCCATGCATAAGGTGGTGGACAAGGCCCTGGTGGCGCGCAACGCGCTGATTTCCGGGCTGAGCTTGCCGCAGGCGAGCGCAAACGGCCAGGTCAACAGCGAGGTGCAGACCAAGATCGACCGCCTGACCCAGTACATCAATGACCTCATGTACGAGTTCCGGATCCGCAAGGAGATGACCGGCGAAACAGCCCTGGCGATCATGCAGAACCAACTGGCGGCAGGCGCTTCGTCCAACGCGGTCACCGGCGGCTCGCGGGCCGATCCCGCGCCGGTCTTCGACGGCCGCGTCGAGGTTCCCAAGCAATGA
- a CDS encoding conjugal transfer protein TraG N-terminal domain-containing protein, which yields MQLDSYLELFTTMYGWAFANIMGEIITGTGLAALPFALIVFNAWREAKEQGQGFHGVLGLLESVQTRLYTALFVMTVCFATTPITSLHNVNLSYTPTRSLDNSEPQPVSLKSGTRSSYDVAMADAVSGAFSKAGNLSYVPAWWYAVMGISSGINSAFRAGLSSSSRDIRVIEDMARMATIEDPGLLHDLQRFYSECFIPARSQYLAMDKATISTAGKAILAEGSSYGPTDVDWVGSQFFRTEKGFYSTIRSYNPVPGWPIDFARDTDYIQTPAPEGTPEAGYQNPDWGRPTCKEWWESGTMGLREKLITNTSAWRGLSQKVQNTLSFKSADEAKDSVARLGFEKANPVFVSPERIMGDEYGVGTNTWRTVTGAISTWGVANKALDASLAMVPLLNALPMVQALVLMALYMFLPMIIFLSGYDLKVAFYGTLAIFTVKFWSVLWFVARWIDAHLIDAMYPGFSGSAMMQEITQSFSSGQPQIYKRMLLNTLLMIMFIGLPLFWSALLGWIGFHMGDQFMLSRGNDMALGAGAGSKSIVSRRR from the coding sequence ATGCAGCTCGACAGCTACCTGGAGCTCTTCACCACCATGTATGGTTGGGCCTTCGCCAACATCATGGGCGAGATCATCACCGGCACGGGCCTGGCCGCCCTGCCCTTCGCCCTCATCGTGTTCAACGCCTGGCGTGAGGCCAAGGAGCAAGGCCAAGGCTTCCATGGCGTGCTCGGGCTGCTGGAGTCGGTTCAAACGCGCCTGTACACCGCGCTCTTCGTGATGACCGTCTGCTTCGCGACCACGCCGATCACCTCGCTGCACAACGTCAACCTGAGCTACACCCCGACGCGCTCGCTTGACAACAGCGAGCCTCAACCGGTGTCGCTCAAGAGCGGCACGCGCTCGAGCTACGACGTCGCAATGGCCGACGCCGTGTCGGGTGCGTTCAGCAAGGCAGGCAACCTCAGCTACGTGCCGGCCTGGTGGTACGCAGTCATGGGCATCTCGTCGGGCATCAACAGCGCGTTTCGCGCCGGATTGAGCAGTTCCTCGCGCGACATCCGCGTCATCGAAGACATGGCGCGGATGGCGACGATCGAGGACCCGGGCCTGCTGCACGATCTGCAGCGCTTCTACTCGGAATGCTTCATCCCTGCCCGCAGCCAGTACCTGGCCATGGACAAGGCGACGATTTCCACGGCCGGCAAAGCCATCCTGGCCGAAGGCAGCAGCTACGGGCCCACCGACGTGGACTGGGTGGGGAGCCAGTTCTTCCGGACCGAGAAGGGCTTCTACAGCACCATCCGCTCGTACAACCCGGTGCCGGGCTGGCCGATCGATTTCGCCCGGGACACGGACTACATCCAGACGCCGGCACCGGAGGGCACGCCCGAGGCGGGCTACCAGAATCCAGACTGGGGACGGCCGACCTGCAAGGAGTGGTGGGAGTCGGGCACGATGGGCCTGCGCGAGAAGCTCATCACCAACACCTCGGCCTGGCGAGGCCTCTCGCAGAAGGTCCAGAACACGCTTTCGTTCAAGTCGGCGGACGAGGCCAAGGACAGCGTGGCCCGGCTCGGCTTCGAGAAGGCCAATCCGGTGTTCGTGAGCCCGGAGCGGATCATGGGCGACGAGTACGGTGTGGGCACCAACACGTGGCGAACCGTGACCGGGGCAATCAGCACCTGGGGCGTCGCCAACAAAGCGCTGGACGCCTCGCTCGCCATGGTCCCGCTTCTGAATGCCCTGCCCATGGTCCAGGCCCTGGTGCTCATGGCCCTCTACATGTTCCTGCCGATGATCATCTTCCTGAGCGGCTATGACCTCAAGGTGGCCTTCTACGGCACCCTTGCGATCTTCACGGTCAAGTTCTGGTCGGTGCTCTGGTTCGTCGCGCGCTGGATCGACGCCCACCTCATCGATGCGATGTACCCCGGTTTCAGCGGCTCCGCGATGATGCAGGAGATCACGCAGAGCTTCAGTTCCGGACAACCGCAGATCTACAAGCGGATGCTGCTGAACACCCTGCTGATGATCATGTTCATTGGATTGCCACTTTTCTGGTCAGCGCTGCTTGGATGGATCGGGTTCCATATGGGGGACCAATTCATGCTGAGCAGAGGGAATGACATGGCACTCGGTGCCGGAGCAGGCTCCAAATCGATCGTTTCTAGGCGCCGTTAG
- a CDS encoding DUF1778 domain-containing protein, which produces MAIAASARLEARVTPALQELIKRAAELQGRSLTDFMVTSLQTAAQRAIEESEVIRLSLEDQQRFADALLDPPKPAPALKRAMARHGKLLRPE; this is translated from the coding sequence ATGGCCATCGCTGCATCCGCCCGGCTGGAAGCCCGGGTCACCCCTGCCCTGCAAGAACTCATCAAGCGCGCTGCAGAACTCCAGGGCCGGTCCCTGACCGACTTCATGGTCACGTCGCTCCAGACCGCCGCACAGCGCGCGATCGAGGAGTCGGAAGTCATCCGCCTGTCCCTCGAGGATCAGCAGCGCTTCGCCGACGCGCTGCTCGACCCGCCGAAGCCTGCTCCGGCGCTCAAGCGCGCCATGGCGCGCCACGGCAAGCTGCTGCGCCCGGAATGA
- a CDS encoding GNAT family N-acetyltransferase: protein MSRAPFHVALLDGSAHDRSQFSSGVPALDRYLREQVSQDIRRRVAACFVAVDDARRIVGYYTLATAGVPLDRLSDEVRRRLPRYASVPAVRMGRLAVDVEFKGKGLGGALLIDALRRAAGAEIPAAVLVVDAKDDQAAAFYAHHGFIALVDAPRTLFLPLATVR, encoded by the coding sequence ATGAGCCGGGCCCCGTTTCATGTCGCGTTGCTCGATGGTTCAGCGCACGACCGGAGCCAGTTTTCCAGCGGCGTCCCGGCTCTCGATCGCTATTTGCGCGAGCAGGTGTCCCAGGACATTCGCCGGCGTGTCGCCGCATGCTTCGTCGCGGTGGACGATGCACGGCGCATCGTCGGCTACTACACGCTCGCGACCGCGGGCGTACCGCTGGACAGGCTGTCCGACGAGGTGAGGCGGCGGTTGCCGCGCTATGCCTCGGTACCCGCGGTTCGCATGGGCCGGCTCGCGGTCGACGTCGAGTTCAAGGGTAAAGGCCTGGGCGGCGCGTTGTTGATCGACGCTCTGCGCCGCGCCGCCGGTGCCGAGATCCCAGCGGCAGTCCTGGTGGTGGATGCCAAGGACGACCAGGCCGCAGCGTTCTACGCGCACCATGGCTTCATCGCGCTGGTCGACGCGCCTCGCACCCTGTTCCTGCCGCTCGCGACGGTTCGCTAG
- a CDS encoding SprT-like domain-containing protein, giving the protein MNAILEPTLFAAAGAAPTRVTYAELQQAYDHFNARLFGGQLPGCLITLQREKRTCGYFSAARFASLDGGTTDEIAMNPTYFAAVPLIETMQTMVHEMCHLWQHHFGTPGRGRYHNEEWASKMEAVGLMPSSTGQPGGKRTGDMMADYALSGGRFLEVCGELLTSSFQLSWYDRFPAEDHVRLGQQAAAAAHLSGLVGSRPPMETVPALAGVVRPVRSAEGPAADRDGAPSANKSNRLKYSCSQCRVSVWGKPGLKIICGECQLAFVAQ; this is encoded by the coding sequence ATGAACGCCATCCTCGAGCCGACCCTCTTCGCCGCGGCCGGCGCCGCGCCGACTCGGGTTACCTATGCGGAATTGCAGCAGGCCTATGACCACTTCAACGCGCGGCTATTCGGTGGCCAGCTGCCCGGTTGCCTGATCACCCTGCAGCGGGAGAAACGTACCTGCGGGTACTTCTCGGCTGCACGGTTCGCTTCGCTCGACGGCGGAACGACCGATGAGATCGCGATGAACCCGACCTACTTTGCCGCCGTGCCGCTCATCGAGACCATGCAGACGATGGTCCATGAGATGTGCCATCTGTGGCAGCACCACTTTGGCACGCCGGGCCGAGGGCGGTACCACAACGAGGAGTGGGCTTCCAAGATGGAGGCCGTTGGCCTCATGCCCTCCTCGACCGGTCAGCCTGGCGGGAAGCGCACGGGCGACATGATGGCCGACTATGCCCTGTCCGGCGGGCGCTTCTTGGAGGTCTGCGGCGAGTTGCTGACCTCCAGTTTTCAGCTGAGCTGGTACGACCGCTTTCCTGCAGAGGATCACGTCCGCTTGGGCCAGCAAGCGGCCGCGGCCGCACATCTTTCCGGCCTGGTCGGCTCCAGGCCTCCGATGGAAACGGTACCTGCACTCGCGGGCGTCGTGCGTCCCGTGCGCAGCGCTGAAGGACCGGCAGCGGATCGGGATGGTGCGCCGTCCGCCAACAAGTCCAACAGGCTGAAGTACTCTTGCAGCCAGTGCCGTGTGAGCGTGTGGGGGAAGCCTGGCTTGAAGATCATCTGCGGCGAATGCCAGTTGGCGTTTGTTGCTCAGTAG
- the imuA gene encoding translesion DNA synthesis-associated protein ImuA — MPDAHGATLPTGHTVLDAALPGGGWPLRSVIDVLQPQPGVAELRLLSPALAAVAATGEDLVLVGPPMPPHPAGIQQAGIDACRLTWIAADTPLDRLWTVEQLVRAGSSGAIVAWLPRARGDQIRRLQVCAQDCDGPVFLVRPAEVAREPSAAPLRVLLEPALDWEIHLQLLKCRGSVSGVRLTIPTVPPAIEPILTARSRRLAALVASRRTAQPPASGRTPSHAVDRTAPLRAGV; from the coding sequence ATGCCGGATGCTCATGGTGCAACCCTTCCTACAGGGCACACGGTGTTGGACGCGGCCCTGCCGGGTGGCGGATGGCCGCTGCGCTCGGTCATCGATGTGCTGCAACCACAGCCAGGGGTGGCAGAACTCCGCCTTCTCAGCCCTGCCCTGGCTGCGGTCGCGGCGACGGGCGAGGACCTGGTGCTGGTGGGGCCTCCGATGCCACCGCATCCTGCGGGCATTCAGCAGGCGGGCATCGATGCATGCCGGCTCACCTGGATCGCAGCGGACACGCCACTCGACAGGCTGTGGACGGTGGAGCAGTTGGTACGAGCCGGCAGCTCAGGTGCAATAGTGGCTTGGCTGCCTCGCGCCCGGGGGGATCAGATTCGTCGCCTGCAGGTGTGTGCTCAAGACTGCGACGGGCCCGTGTTCCTCGTGAGGCCGGCCGAGGTGGCTCGCGAGCCCTCGGCGGCTCCGCTACGGGTATTGCTGGAGCCTGCGCTCGACTGGGAGATCCACCTGCAGCTGCTCAAGTGCCGCGGTAGCGTCAGCGGTGTTCGCCTCACGATACCGACCGTCCCTCCTGCCATCGAGCCCATCTTGACTGCGCGCAGTCGCCGTTTGGCGGCTCTCGTCGCCTCGCGCAGAACCGCCCAGCCGCCTGCCAGTGGCCGGACACCCTCCCATGCTGTGGATCGCACTGCTCCCCTCCGCGCCGGCGTCTAG
- a CDS encoding DNA polymerase Y family protein, with amino-acid sequence MLWIALLPSAPASSTLAGLGLWCLQFTPRVAIAEPASSRPAVVFEIESSARLFGGKRQLVRRLRDEARALGVENAAWAPTSLGALALARAGLRNGFGRPLAEILDPLQLDTLGATLPHATTLESLGCRSLGALRALPRGGVARRFGAPLLEALDTAYGLRPAVHTWLTIPERFDARLELPQRVEQAPAMLFGARRLLIQLSAWLAARQCGTTAITLGWAHDAMRSKDAGAGGALTVRTALPTRSVEHLLRLLGEHLARVTLAAPVGDLQLAVGEADVVPQPIESLALLPDTRVSAKSLGLALERIAARLGPTSVLRARIVEDHRPERMSRWAPAGAPSPRARARCTSLPQPTFLLAEPLRLALRTGQPLYQGPLLLLAGPHRIEGGWWAGDSSSDSPAGGRPGVTTRDYWIALTERGAALWLFQTRLAGEAGHWFLHGHFA; translated from the coding sequence ATGCTGTGGATCGCACTGCTCCCCTCCGCGCCGGCGTCTAGCACTCTCGCAGGCCTCGGGCTGTGGTGCCTGCAGTTCACGCCAAGGGTCGCCATCGCGGAACCGGCGTCTTCCAGGCCGGCTGTGGTCTTCGAAATCGAGAGCAGCGCGCGCCTTTTCGGTGGCAAGCGCCAGTTGGTGCGGCGCCTCCGGGACGAAGCGCGTGCGCTCGGCGTTGAGAACGCGGCCTGGGCACCGACCAGCCTTGGCGCGCTGGCGCTTGCGCGGGCTGGCCTGCGCAACGGATTCGGTCGTCCGCTGGCAGAGATCCTGGATCCGCTGCAGCTGGACACGCTGGGCGCTACGCTGCCGCACGCGACAACACTCGAAAGCCTGGGCTGCCGCTCCCTTGGGGCCCTGCGGGCCCTGCCCCGCGGCGGCGTGGCGCGGCGGTTCGGCGCCCCTCTTCTGGAGGCTCTGGACACTGCCTACGGACTGCGGCCGGCAGTACACACCTGGTTGACGATTCCGGAGCGGTTCGACGCACGGCTGGAGCTTCCCCAACGGGTTGAGCAGGCCCCCGCCATGCTCTTCGGCGCACGGCGGCTGCTCATCCAACTCTCGGCCTGGCTCGCGGCGCGGCAATGCGGGACCACGGCGATCACGTTGGGCTGGGCCCACGACGCCATGCGCAGCAAAGATGCCGGTGCCGGCGGCGCGCTCACCGTCAGAACCGCGCTGCCCACGCGCTCGGTCGAGCATCTGTTGCGACTGCTCGGCGAGCATCTGGCCCGGGTGACGCTGGCCGCTCCCGTGGGCGACCTGCAGCTTGCCGTGGGCGAGGCTGACGTCGTCCCGCAGCCGATCGAGAGCCTCGCCTTGTTGCCCGATACCAGAGTTTCTGCGAAGAGCCTCGGCCTGGCGCTGGAGCGGATTGCCGCGCGCCTCGGACCGACCAGCGTACTTCGGGCACGGATCGTGGAAGACCATCGGCCGGAGCGAATGTCGCGGTGGGCCCCGGCCGGCGCGCCGAGCCCGCGGGCCCGCGCCAGATGTACTTCGCTGCCCCAACCCACTTTTCTGTTGGCTGAGCCGCTGCGGCTGGCCCTGCGAACGGGCCAGCCGCTCTACCAGGGTCCGTTGCTCCTCCTGGCCGGCCCCCACAGGATCGAGGGTGGGTGGTGGGCGGGCGATTCGTCCAGCGATTCGCCAGCGGGCGGGCGGCCTGGGGTCACGACGCGGGACTACTGGATTGCGCTCACCGAGCGCGGCGCAGCGCTCTGGCTTTTTCAGACACGGCTCGCCGGCGAGGCTGGTCACTGGTTTCTGCACGGTCATTTCGCATGA